A single region of the Felis catus isolate Fca126 chromosome F2, F.catus_Fca126_mat1.0, whole genome shotgun sequence genome encodes:
- the LOC111558528 gene encoding translation initiation factor IF-2-like codes for MGPAPPGSVPQDEYFCHGHGRSPTELKAAAAPRTPRLLASRTKGPGVTRPPGEGRVWEEKPTGALRAGFQGLTLLRGPGLDTCLAAGWDTPFAQGALCQDCLQRVCEPGTGLPVSAGTPGQDRPCALGSWATPPIWLAVTLGQVGASLDSAQVRQEQGCGVETLGRQLDRGVWSSGEKTTGGGSLGSAPSGSCGRIPLTSSGQRPAAGGAWGQQVAPGLVSAPARSSTALSICQPDYLRPGRLHPPPKGGGRRNLTCTLARGHPSPVPCRGNRWSREEPPTPTPPPPTPASPGRISHVPAGNLDPRPPGRAAGPGLRLPGPGEPERGAPGRFRLHRRLAPHARPRLPDPSSAPVEGASVSTPWPARVWPRPGCPTCPRGAPALRTQSLGSRLGPRHPNLNRPRPRPHLGAAARGGGRAPNPGGAGGYPEPGGGQGGAPGAPLGRLATREHPW; via the exons ATGGGGCCCGCAC CTCCGGGGTCAGTCCCACAGGATGAGTACTTCTGCCACGGACACGGCCGCAGTCCCACTGAGCTGAAGGCCGCGGCTGCTCCCAGGACACCCCGGCTCCTTGCGTCCAGGACCAAGGGGCCGGGAGTGACCCGACCACCAGGAGAAGGCAGGGTctgg GAAGAGAAGCCCACGGGTGCCCTGCGAGCAGGGTTCCAGGGCCTG ACCCTGCTTCGGGGGCCCGGCCTGGACACATGCCTGGCTGCCGGCTGGGATACTCCCTTCGCACAGGGTGCCCTGTGCCAGGACTGCCTTCAGCGGGTCTGTGAGCCCGGGACAGGCCTGCCGGTCTCGGCAGGAACGCCAG GCCAGGACAGGCCCTGTGCCCTTGGCAGTTGGGCCACGCCCCCTATTTGGTTGGCAGTGACCTTGGGCCAGGTAGGAGCCTCTTTGGACTCTGCCCAGGTGAGACAGGAGCAGGGTTGTGGAGTGGAGACCTTGGGAAGGCAGCTGGACAGAGGGGTCTGGAGCTCGGGAGAGAAGACCACG GGAGGCGGCAGTCTTGGCTCTGCCCCATCGGGCAGCTGCGGAAGGATCCCACTCACCTCCTCGGGGCAGAGGCCAGCGGCAGGAGGAGCTTG GGGACAGCAGGTGGCTCCCGGATTGGTCAGCGCCCCAGCCAGGAGCAGCACCGCCCTCTCAATCTGTCAGCCTGATTACCTCCGCCCAGGGCGCCTCCACCCTCCGCCGAAGGGGGGCGGCAGGCGGAACCTGACCTGCACACTCGCCCGGGGccaccccagccctgtcccctgccGGGGAAACCGCTGGAGCCGGgaggaaccccccacccccaccccgccaccgcccacccccgcctccccggGCCGCATCTCCCACGTCCCTGCCGGTAACCTCGACCCTCGCCCACCAGGGAGGGCGGCCGGCCCGGGGCTCAGACTGCCCGGTCCGGGCGAGCCAGAGCGCGGAGCTCCCGGCCGCTTCCGGCTCCACCGGCGCCTTGCCCCCCAcgcccgcccccgcctcccggACCCGAGCTCAGCGCCCGTCGAAGGAGCTTCGGTCTCTACTCCCTGGCCTGCCCGGGTCTGGCCCAGGCCTGGGTGTCCCACCTGCCCGCGCGGCGCCCCGGCGCTCCGAACGCAGTCTCTCGGCTCGCGGCTGGGCCCGCGCCACCCGAATTTAAACCGGCCGCGGCCCCGCCCTCATCTGGGGGCggcggcccggggtggggggcgcgccCCGAATCCGGGTGGGGCGGGCGGGTACCCAGAACCCGGCGGGGGCCAGGGCGGCGCCCCGGGCGCGCCCCTCGGTAGGCTGGCCACCCGTGAGCACCCCTGGTGA